The stretch of DNA ATCAGTGGCAAAAACTGCCTGACGCCGGACGATGCCGAAAAAGAGCTTATGACCGTTAAATCTGTTCATGCTCCTCCCCGATTTTTTAAAGCTCGAATCAGTTGGAACTGTGGCTGGTGATTGAAAACCAGCCAGTGACTTGGGGATCGAGTGAATCATTTGTAGGCTGTTTATGGGGTATAGGGCTTGTAATCCATGTACGGGTTATAGCCACTCAGTTCAGCATTCAGGGAGGAAAGCTTGGTCAGTATGGTGGACGCTACTGATTTGGCGGATCGCGAAATCACCCGTGAAAGACTCGATCAAGCTTCGAGTTCTCAATTCGCCGCACAGGGTTCCTGCCTCAAGGAAGCTCGTTCGTTATTGCAACGACTTTGGGGATACGAGGATTTTCGGCCCCTGCAAGAACAGGTGATTCAAGCTCTGCTCGATGGGCGGGAAAGTGTCGTGGTGCTTCCCACGGGCGGCGGGAAATCGCTGTGCTACCAGGTTCCAGCACTATTAAAGTCAGGCTTGGCGATTGTCGTTTCGCCATTGATTTCGTTGATGTTTGATCAAGTGTCGTCACTTCAGGAAGTCGGTGTTGCGGCGGCGGCTATTCACAGCGGGTTGTCTAACCAGGAGCGACAGCTGATTGCCGGCCAGATCCGCTCGGGTGAACTTCGATTGCTTTACCTTTCTCCTGAGCGATTGATGACCGACCGGATGCTGGGCTTTCTGGAGCAAGTCCCGCTTTCCATGGTCGCCATTGATGAAGCTCACTGCATCAGTGACTGGGGACACGACTTTCGCCCGGAATATCGGATGCTTTCGGGCTTGAAAGATCGTTTTCCGCAACTCCCCATCCATGCATTTACGGCAACCGCCACACAGGAAGTTCGTCAGGATATCGCCCGGCAACTCGGCCTGGCCAATCCTCAATTCCATGTCGGATCATTTGATCGACCGAATTTGATCTACCGGGTTCTTCCCAGAGAAGATCGAGATCAGCAGGTGATTTCGACCATCCGGCGGCATCCTGGAGAATCGGGAGTGGTCTACTGTCTCCGCCGAAAAGATGTCGACGATGTGACGATGATGCTCAAACAGGCTGGCTTTCGAGCACTTCCATATCATGCCGGTCTGCCCGATGAAGAGCGGCATGCCAACCAGCATGCATTTCTCAATGATCATGTCGAGATCATTGTCGCGACAGTCGCCTTTGGTATGGGGATTGATAAGTCGGATGTCCGGTTTGTCATCCATACTGGCGCTCCGAAATCTTTAGAAGCTTACCAGCAGGAGAGTGGTCGGGCAGGTCGCGATGGACTCGATGCCGAGTGCTGGCTCTTTTATGCCCAGGGCGATTCTGCGTTATGGCGCAGCTTGCAGGCCAATCTTCCGGAGGAAGCTCAACAGACAGCACAGCAGGTTCTGGCGGGAATGGAAGGGTTCTGCCAATCGACAAAGTGTCGACATCGAGCGATTGTAGAATACTTTGGACAGGCCGGAGAATCGGGCAAATGTGGTGCCTGCGATATCTGTCTGGGCGAGTTGACGGAAGTTGAAGATTCGTTGGTCGTCTCGCAAAAAATTCTCTCTTGCGTGGTAAGGGTCGAACAGAGTTTCGGGGCCGATCATGTTTGTAAAGTGCTGGTAGGATCGCGTGCCAAAAACATCCTCAATCGTGGGCATGACAAGCTGAGCACATTTGGATTGTTGAAAGGCGTCGACTTGAAAGTTCTTCGCCATTGGATCGAACAACTCATCTCGCAAGGTTTTCTCGAGCGATATGGCGAATACAGCCTCCTGCGAGTCACGCCAGCAGGTCGGCTTGTTTTAAAGGGTGTCCAGAGCCCGCGATTACTCGTCGCGAATTCGACCTCGTTCAGGCAGACAGGTATTGCTCAAGTGGCATGGGCCGGCGTCGATCGCGAACTCTTCGAAGAGTTGCGTGATTTGCGAAGACAATTGGCAGCAGAGCGTGGAGTGCCACCATTTATCATTTTCGGAGATGCCCCATTGCGGGAGATGGCGTCCGTCCGTCCGTTGAGCACAACCAGTTTTCGACAGATTCGTGGGATTGGAGATAAGAAGACCAGCCTGTACGGCGAGGTCTTTGTCGCTGTGATTTCGCGGTATTGCCACGAACGCAATCTGGCTGGCGATCAGTTTGCACTGAGAGATCAAAGTCAAAACTCTCCACCGGCAACTGTCGATCAAAGCCCGCCGATCAAGCGAGAGCCCGGAGAGATCCAGAAGAGAGCGTATGAATTGTTCTCCAGCGGGCAGGAGCTTGAGGCTGTGGCAAAGGTTTTAGAGCGCAGCCGATCCACTGTCGCGCAATATCTGGAAGAATACATTCTGGATCGTGGCCTTCAGGATGGTCGCCCGTGGGTTGAGAAAAACGAGTTCTCTCAGATTGAGGTAGCTTTCGAGCCAGAGGATAACCGCCGACTGAAGCCAGCGTTTGACCGGCTGAATGGTCAGGTCAGCTACGAAAAATTGCGAGTCGTGCGCGCTTGCCTGCAGAATCGCGGACACTGGCCCATGTGATCTGCATTCTTGGAAATCTGTTATCAGAATGTACAGGTGGCACGCATTGCCAAACTGACATTTTGGCTGTCAAAATGGCGTGTTTGAAGCGTTCCGCCAAGATGGCTATTGTCGTAAGTGTCCATCAATTCTCAGTATACATT from Planctopirus ephydatiae encodes:
- the recQ gene encoding DNA helicase RecQ, translated to MVDATDLADREITRERLDQASSSQFAAQGSCLKEARSLLQRLWGYEDFRPLQEQVIQALLDGRESVVVLPTGGGKSLCYQVPALLKSGLAIVVSPLISLMFDQVSSLQEVGVAAAAIHSGLSNQERQLIAGQIRSGELRLLYLSPERLMTDRMLGFLEQVPLSMVAIDEAHCISDWGHDFRPEYRMLSGLKDRFPQLPIHAFTATATQEVRQDIARQLGLANPQFHVGSFDRPNLIYRVLPREDRDQQVISTIRRHPGESGVVYCLRRKDVDDVTMMLKQAGFRALPYHAGLPDEERHANQHAFLNDHVEIIVATVAFGMGIDKSDVRFVIHTGAPKSLEAYQQESGRAGRDGLDAECWLFYAQGDSALWRSLQANLPEEAQQTAQQVLAGMEGFCQSTKCRHRAIVEYFGQAGESGKCGACDICLGELTEVEDSLVVSQKILSCVVRVEQSFGADHVCKVLVGSRAKNILNRGHDKLSTFGLLKGVDLKVLRHWIEQLISQGFLERYGEYSLLRVTPAGRLVLKGVQSPRLLVANSTSFRQTGIAQVAWAGVDRELFEELRDLRRQLAAERGVPPFIIFGDAPLREMASVRPLSTTSFRQIRGIGDKKTSLYGEVFVAVISRYCHERNLAGDQFALRDQSQNSPPATVDQSPPIKREPGEIQKRAYELFSSGQELEAVAKVLERSRSTVAQYLEEYILDRGLQDGRPWVEKNEFSQIEVAFEPEDNRRLKPAFDRLNGQVSYEKLRVVRACLQNRGHWPM